One Zymoseptoria tritici IPO323 chromosome 5, whole genome shotgun sequence genomic window, AGAAGTCCGTCATCACCATCGACTCGGACTCAGAAGGCGAGGACCAGGACGGCAGCGAGGATGACTTTGAGGAGCTATCTGGTCCTCCGCCAAAAACCGAACCAGAAGATAACACAGGACGCATGCAGGAAATCCGTGATGACCGATTATTGAAGCTGTTCAATGAATGTACGGTGCACGATCTGGCTGAATTGAGTGGTCACGCGGTTGATAATATCACATTCGTGCTGGACCAGCGGCCGTTCGTTGACTTGGACCATGTCCGCGGAATTGTCATGGAGACTTTGACCAAGACAggcaagaagtcgaagcgaGTGCGGCAAGTTGGCGAGAAGCTCGTCGATGATTGCATTGAGGTCATGACTGGTTATGATGCGGTTGACGAACTGGTGGTGAAGTGCGAGGAGATTGCGAAGCCATTGCAGGAGGCGTTGAAAGCTTGGGGAGTCGACAAGGTTGACGGCGAGCTGCAAATTATGAAGCTTGACGAGGCCCACGACTCTGGTATTGGTACACCGACAAGTTCGTGCGCTGCGGATGAAGGTCCTACTCAAAAGTCGACGGGCAAGCCGAAAGGGAAGTTCCTCGGCCAGCCGGAGAACATGAACTCGAAGATGGTGATGAAGGACTATCAGCTCGTTGGACTGAACTGGCTCAACTTGCTGTACGACCGGAAATTGTCGTGCATCCTCGCCGATGATATGGGTCTGGGAAAGACATGTCAGATCATCGGCTTCCTGTCCCACCTGCAGATGAAGAAAGTTGATGGCGTGCACCTGATCATTGTGCCAGGCTCCACCCTGGAGAACTGGCTGCGCGAATTTGAAAGATTCGCTCCAAATCTCTCTGTCCGGCCCTACTATGGCTTGCAAAAGGAGCGAGAGGAGCTGCGATACCAGCTCGAAGCCGACTTTGCCGagatcgatgtcgtcgtgaCAACGTACGACATGGCGACTGGCGATGCGGACAATCACTTCCTCCGCCACTTCGGACCATACTCTGTCTGCGTATACGACGAAGCTCACATGCTGCGCAATCCGAAGTCGAAGCGCTACAGACAGCTCATGCGCATTGGTGCTGACTTCAAAGTCCTGTTGACCGGCACGCCTCTCCAGAACAACTTGCAGGAACTcgtcgccatcctcgccttcaTCATGCCGGATTTGTTCTTGGAGAAGAGTGAAGACTTGGAGTACATCTTCAAGCACAAGGCGAGCACGAAAGATACGGCCCACGCTGCATTGCTGTCTGGTGAGCGCATTGCTCGAGCTAGAACGATGATGACTCCGTTCATCCTGCGTCGCAAGAAGCATCAGGTCTTAGATTTGCCGAAGAAGACGTCTCGTGTGGAATGGTGCGACATGAGCGACACCCAAGCCAATCTCTACGCGGATGTCATCAGCGAGGCGCAAGACTTCTTCAACGAGAAGGCTAAAGGTACCGTCAAAGCTTCAGCATCTCGCAGCTCCAACGTGATCATGTCGCTCCGCAAAGCCGCCATACACCCTCTGCTCTCCCGCCGCATCTACGACGACAAGAAGATCGACAAAATCGTCTCGGTCCTGTCAAAGTCTGACGAGTTCGGCGCAAACACTCCCGAGAAGATTCGTGCGTACATCGACGGCTCAGCCAGCGATCAAGTCGTCAAAGGCGGCGACTTTGCCATCCACCGCTTCTGCTATGATCGCGACTATCTGCGCAAGAAGTTTGCATTGAAGCGTAAAGAGTGGATGGACTCCGGTAAGGTGGAAGTCTTCAAAGAGCTCATCACCCGCTGGGCCGCGAATGGCGATCGCGTACTGGTCTTCTCACAattcaccaccgccatggACATCCTGGAAGCCGTGCTCGACACATTGGACGTCAAATTCATGCGTCTGGACGGACAAACGAAGATGGACATCCGCCAGGACATGATCGACACCTTCACCAACGACACTTCCATCCCCGTCTTCATGCTCTCGACCAAAGCCGGCGGCGCGGGAATCAACTTGGCCGCCGCGAACAAagtcatcgtcttcgactcGGGTTTCAATCCACAAGACGACATTCAAGCCGAGAATCGCGCACATCGGGTCGGTCAGACGAGGGATGTGGAGGTTGTGAGATTGGTGACGAGGGGTACGATTGAAGAGCAGATTCATGCATTGGGTGAGTCGAAGTTGGCGCTTGATGATCGGGTCGCGGGTGAGGCTGCGAGCGCTGCGGAGTCGAGCAGTTTGGAGAAGGAGGGGGAGAAGTTGGTGGAGGATATGCTGGTGAAGCAGATTAAGGGAGAGGATAAGAAGGGAGGTGAAGAGACGGTCAAGGAGGAGAACGAGGAGAAGCCGGTCGTGGAGAACGGTGGAGATCTCAAGGACGCATTCAAGAAGGGACTGGAAGGAGAGGGATTGAAGGTCGAGTCGAAGCAGGCACAGTATTGAGTACGCTTTGGGCAACGCATGGAATGAACACTTGAATGCCAGGTTTGGTCACTGAATGAGTCTTTGCAAAGTATcgcgctgctgctgcttgtgTTCTAGCTCCGAACGGTTTGTTATCACCTCGATCCGCTCCAGGCGAGGTCGATCGTGCATCGAATGCAAGAGATTCATGAACGCGATCCGCCACGACGCCGTCGATGTATTTGCATGCATTGATTCGATCACGAACGACAAAAGAACGGCAGAGTCAGCGATGGCTCGGACAGGAGCTTCGAATCGCATTGACAGGGCATCTCATCAGGGCTGAGGGTCACTCAAGCTGCGCACCCGCATCTCGCGAAGTCGTACCCTTCGACTGTTTCGCAGACCGAAACCTGCACCACTCTCTCGCCGCTTCATCAAGCTGCCCCGCAAGCCGCGATCTCAATGGCTTCAACAAGATGGGTTCGAGAGGAAAGGCTTCAAGATTCAGTCTAAGCAGTAATTTTTGCTTTGGACATGGTGGAAGATGAATGCATCGATGCCGTCTCTAGTAAGCTGAGTCACTGCCTCCCATCGATTTTCCCTCATTTCTTGTGTCTTATCGATTGGAGAGTTCTCATAGCTCACATCGCAGCGTTTGCAAGTGCAGCGCCCCGTTTGCAATTCTGCGTCAATCTCCATGCACGCTCGCAGCTCAAGACTTATCTCCGAGATTCTTTCCGAGATTCTTCCTTCGAACTGATCTCAATTGAAAGCTGCACAGCTGTCAGTGCTTGTCAGGACACCACCACATTGGCATCTCGTCATGGCACGCCCTCGCAAGTCGCGTAACCGCGGGATGCATCCTCCTTCCGGGCCGCAACGCCCAGCTGCAACACACGCTCTCTCCTTAAAGGCAATCGTTCGCGCAACCAAAGTACTCGATCGCAGCAAATTCCAACTCCTCGTGTTGCCCCGCGAGCTGCGCGACTCGATCTATGGCTATGCCACTATCGACAAGCAGGCTGCTAGTCTCTGCGGCACTACGTTCGAGTTGCGCCCTCGCCAGGTTGCACAGTGGAACCTTCTTAGCGTCTGCCGCCAAGTCCAGATCGAGTATCAACAAGGTAAGCATTGAGCGGAAACGTGCATCTCTTACTTTTGATCGCATCACTGCGCTATTAAAGAGCTTGCTAACACGACTCCCAATCACTGGTAGTTGTCGACAAGTCCGCCAGCCTCGAGATCTACGATCTAATGGACACTATCCCGTCCCCTGCGGAGATTACCAGCTTGCCCGCAGCCGCTTCCGGCATCACTTCGCTGGTCATTTATCTCATTTCGGACGCAGCTCTACAAGGAATCTCCGAGATGACACAGCACAAGCGCTGGGTTGACAAGGTCTTGCATCTGCTTCCGAATCTGCGCAGCCTGAGCTTATCGACTCACGCTCCCTTGGCCTTCAGCTTCGGGATTGCTAGGATGGAAGCTGAGCTAGCTCCCTGGATGAAGCTACCTTTACTTCGTGAGTTCAAGGTATGGGATGCGTTCAAGGAAGTGAAACAGCTGCGGACCATCGAGGAGCACGGCAGCTCGTCTGAGCGCGAGGTTTTGGTCATGGAGTGGTCGAAGGAGGGTGGGGGCTGGCAGGACCTCGACCAGCTCGAGATCAAGAGAGCGGCTTTGAGGCTCGTTGAGATTGGTGATGAGCTTTGAGGTCGAACGGTTCGATGGAAGACGGTACGACAGTGGCTTTGTGGACGGTGAAGTGGGAGAATACGGTCAAGGTCAGCTACCACGAGACATTTCTCCTTTCCTGGTCGCATGGCCAATCTGACCTCTCTAGTGGTAGGCATACCGAAAGGTATGAAGAGTCCTTCCAGTCGGCTCTGTCGTAGCTAACAGGAGCTTTCAATGTCACTGTCTCACATGCAAGAAGCCGGGCATAATCCGTGCCTGCTCATGCGCTAAAAGTAAGCTAAAACTTGACGTGCATCGTCACTTCTTCACGACTTCACCAGACTTAGTCTGCTCAGACGCACTCGGCTTGTGCCAAACTTCCTTCATCAACACCATGCCTCTCCTATCTCTAGGCATGGCCACGGCATCGAACTACCAGCAAGCGATGGTGGCCGCGCGCCCAAGCACGACAAACGCAGCAGATGCGCAACGAGACATCTTTCGCTTTTTCGATCTGCCACGAGAGCTGCGCGACCTGATCTGCGAGTATGCCCTCTTTGATGGAGCGCCAACTAGTCTCTGTGGCACCAAGGTCAAGCTGCGGCCTCGTAATATTGCCCGCCAACATGTTTTGACCGTTTGCCGGCGACTCAAGAACGAGATGGAAAAAGGTGAGTACAGCCgagacttcttcttagctcTTTTCACAACATGATCAATGCATCGAAAGTCGCTGACGCTCATGGCCACATCCTGTAGTTGCAGCAAGTCGCGCCACCCTCGACGTTTTCGACTTGAATGGACACATCCCTGAACCGAACGAGATCATCAGCCTCCCTGTTGTCGCTGCCAGGACTTCTGCGTTGGTGCTTCACCTCATCCGCTCGAACTGCAAAACCGTCGACGAATACGCACTTATGCCTGAGATCCAGCGGCACAGGCTCTGGATCGATAAGCTCTTGCAGATGCTACCAACACTCTGCAATCTGACCATAATTGTCCACACTCAACGGGCGCAAACCTGCGGACCAGATGCAATTAGTGCGCTGAAAGAAGTTCTGGCACCATTGATGGAATTAGCGCATCTCGAAACACTCGAAGTGTACAAGGCGGAGGGATCGTTCGTCATGATAAAAAGCATCGAAGAGCACCGTGCTGCTACCATTGGCAGCCTCCTGGTCATGAAGTGGTCAGGAGTCGGAGGGAAGTGGGAAGACGTCCACGACGAGCCGACTGCTGTGGAAACATCGGTGCAGTAAGCGTATGGCGTGTGGAAGGCCAACAAGAATCGGAATTCTGGGCAGCGCCGCAGCAGGATACTGTTGTAAACCACGAGCGCCTGGACCGGAATTACTGTGGTCGCTCAATCCAAAGAGGATCGAGTCGTAGCTCTTCGCCATTCGTTGATGGTAACTTACGGCGTCAAAAAATGGTCAATAGAATGTTACCTTTCTCGATTCCTCTTCATCAATGTTGCGGTCCGCTTTCACGTGAAAACCGCGGTCGTGCTCCATGCTAGCGTACACGCTAATGCACGCTCGCAGCTCCAAGCAGTGTTCGCGATTTTGTCCAGACTTTCTCTTCGACACAATCGACACAAAAAAGTTCTCATCAACATCGTAACCAAGCAAAATCAACAGCGCCAACTATGCCGGCGGAACTTCATCAACCAGCGACTGCCGCGCCACCTGCGCAGGGAGCGATGGCAAGCGCAAACGCCGCACCAAGCGCATCGAACGATCAGAACAGGGACATCTTCGAGTTCTTCGAGTTGCCGAGGGAGCTCCGCGATCTCATCTATGGATACGCTGTTGATGAAAAGTCCGCTCTCCAGTTCGCCGataccgagttccagctgCGATGCTGCGACGCTCCTTGTGTCAATTTCCTGCTTGTTTGCCGACAGGTCAAACTAGAGTACATGGAGAGTGAGTACAGTATCCAGCGCAATACATTTGTCATGCTAGCGAGAATCCTCTCTGAAGCTTTACTGACCGCTGCCGCGGCGTTCTGTAGCTTCCAACAAGTTCGGACCGACACTCGAGATTTTCGACTTACTACAGGCAGTGGCGGATCCCTCCGACATCAAGTCACTCCCTGAACCGATGCTACTTACTACTTCGCTGCACTTGCGCCTCACCTCGGATTTGGATGTTCAAGGCAATAATGAGATGACCAGCCACATGCACTGGGTCGCCAAATTCCTGCCCATGCTTCCACGGCTCGACCGGCTGGCAGTAACGGTCCTTTGCCCTGTCAAAGGCGCCTTTGGTACTGCTGAGATGGCGCATCATCTGGCTCCGTGGTTGCGTCTACCGCACTTCAAGCAGATCGAGGTGTACGATACGAGAAAGGAGATTTACTCACTGTCGGACATCATGGCGTACGAAAATCTGATGGATCGTAAGCTTTTGAGCATGAGGTGGTCAGAGGAAGGTCAGAAGTGGGAGGATAGCCACGGAAAAGATCTCGTGTTGGAAGAATGGAAGGAAtttgacgatgacgatgacgagacCGGAAATGGGGACGGGTACAAAAACGAACAGGGAGAGGGTGTATAGGCAGATGAGGGAGAATGGAAAGATGATGTGTCGGGTGCAGCTGGAACGCAAGAGCGGGCAGCGGAACAAGCTGGAGTGATCGGTGTCGTCATGCTAGAGACAGCGCAGAGCGGCGATCGTGAGGCGATGTGTCTACAAACCAAGATGGTGAGCGATCTTGACTGCCTGCGTCTAAGGGGCAGCACAGCGCAGTCTCGAGCGCCGAGTATACTTCAATGCATCGCAGGAGAGCTGTTGAGTGACTGTAATGTATTCAAATTTTCAATCAACAAAGCTCCTGCTCGCCGCACCGCACGATCGCATCTGCTGTGCGCATTATGATACGCAATATTTCACGGTGCTCAATGATCCAGACAATCTCAACTGTGTGTGCTTTCAGTAGAATGCCAGCCTGACTCAATCGAGCTGCAGACGCTAGACCTGTCACATGCAAATTCATGGACATGAACCCAGCTAGTGCCTGCTAGCGCAAACATGTAGCTCAAAGCTCGTCTTCACGAATTCCGCAACTTGACCATCTCTGCTCGAAGCAACACTCCGCTTGCGCAAATATGGTTCCTTTCCAACCGCAGACCCATGCGTCTCCCAGCATGGCGACCACGCCACACCATCAGCAAGCACTCCCAGCTGCGCGACAGGGTTCACCAAACATGGCCATCGCAGCAGACGCATCGAACCATGAGGATCGCAGCAC contains:
- a CDS encoding SNF2 family DNA-dependent ATPase (Homolog of Saccharomyces cerevisiae FUN30, a SWI/SNF2 family protein, over expression of the protein affects chromosome stability; potential Cdc28p substrate), with protein sequence MAPPGTTFRRPPGIQAKPAVIDLDDSDEDPSVQRSDEEEAPAAPAPPAPMRSNIKPTNFKRAGRGLDSSPNRAARELPQAAQVPAPTAPLMSLNKQAGPSRANPVPRSALYQTIDDVDDYSLRNKVIEMQQISPLHTIQQCMDALTIKRGNVGDALAWLVEQDEAETNPDELSQDSSSQPVRATTKQQVKGAGMTIAEKYNAKKGNNPIKDALEMELDSDDEEVIRPRGRLMQGTRPVAGRPLSSSPPPVQPRPRNRLAKKSVITIDSDSEGEDQDGSEDDFEELSGPPPKTEPEDNTGRMQEIRDDRLLKLFNECTVHDLAELSGHAVDNITFVLDQRPFVDLDHVRGIVMETLTKTGKKSKRVRQVGEKLVDDCIEVMTGYDAVDELVVKCEEIAKPLQEALKAWGVDKVDGELQIMKLDEAHDSGIGTPTSSCAADEGPTQKSTGKPKGKFLGQPENMNSKMVMKDYQLVGLNWLNLLYDRKLSCILADDMGLGKTCQIIGFLSHLQMKKVDGVHLIIVPGSTLENWLREFERFAPNLSVRPYYGLQKEREELRYQLEADFAEIDVVVTTYDMATGDADNHFLRHFGPYSVCVYDEAHMLRNPKSKRYRQLMRIGADFKVLLTGTPLQNNLQELVAILAFIMPDLFLEKSEDLEYIFKHKASTKDTAHAALLSGERIARARTMMTPFILRRKKHQVLDLPKKTSRVEWCDMSDTQANLYADVISEAQDFFNEKAKGTVKASASRSSNVIMSLRKAAIHPLLSRRIYDDKKIDKIVSVLSKSDEFGANTPEKIRAYIDGSASDQVVKGGDFAIHRFCYDRDYLRKKFALKRKEWMDSGKVEVFKELITRWAANGDRVLVFSQFTTAMDILEAVLDTLDVKFMRLDGQTKMDIRQDMIDTFTNDTSIPVFMLSTKAGGAGINLAAANKVIVFDSGFNPQDDIQAENRAHRVGQTRDVEVVRLVTRGTIEEQIHALGESKLALDDRVAGEAASAAESSSLEKEGEKLVEDMLVKQIK